The sequence below is a genomic window from Deltaproteobacteria bacterium.
CCCCGCCGCCACCAACAACAGCATGACCGGCTGGAGCCACACAGCCTGGGAGTACGCCGGCGCGAAAGGCACCAAGTCCCTGGGCATCGGCGACGAGGCCGCCGGCGTCAGCATGACCGTGGGCATCCTGGCGGCGCTCCACGCCCGTGAGCGCACGGGCGTGGGCCAACGCATCGTGGTGTCCATGCAGGAGGCGGTGCTGGGCTTCATGGTCAGCTCCATGCACGAGCACTTCACCGGCCACATGGTCGGCAACACGCCCATGGAGGTGGCCGACGGCTACTTCACGCTGCGGATACCGCACATGGACGACGGCGGCTGGAGCCGGCTGGCGGAGAGGATGGGGCGGCCCGAGCTGGCCAAGGACCCGCGCTTCGCGATTGCCGCCGCCCGGCGCGAGCACAAGGA
It includes:
- a CDS encoding CoA transferase encodes the protein PAATNNSMTGWSHTAWEYAGAKGTKSLGIGDEAAGVSMTVGILAALHARERTGVGQRIVVSMQEAVLGFMVSSMHEHFTGHMVGNTPMEVADGYFTLRIPHMDDGGWSRLAERMGRPELAKDPRFAIAAARREHKDELDRLVRDWAKTRTRQELWDAVRDLGYFGAPVLTKAEVLDDPHIKERNAFIERDHPTAGPTTLLAPWIHMSQTPASIRDDAPAIGQHTEEVLGGLLGLTEAELADLRNTAVIR